One genomic region from Deinococcus planocerae encodes:
- a CDS encoding prepilin-type N-terminal cleavage/methylation domain-containing protein, translated as MSRRLRRSGFTLIELLVVLVILGVLMGLFGMGYLRSVRAGEVRQGAAQLAADLRAARSSAQRQSQSASFSWADGMTNLSTYTLSLPSGTSVRSLPNRVTFRCVSGGGCPAASSGVRTLTYLAPYGEMTSTINGMRLLVESTVPNIPALEVRVVGVTGRVMITAVSP; from the coding sequence ATGTCCAGGAGGCTGCGACGCTCGGGGTTCACTTTGATCGAACTGCTCGTCGTCCTGGTCATTCTCGGCGTGCTGATGGGGCTGTTCGGCATGGGCTACTTGCGCAGCGTCCGGGCGGGCGAGGTGAGGCAGGGGGCCGCGCAACTGGCCGCCGACCTGCGAGCCGCGCGGTCCAGCGCCCAGCGGCAAAGCCAGAGCGCTTCTTTCTCCTGGGCAGACGGGATGACGAACCTCAGCACCTACACCCTGAGTCTGCCCTCAGGCACTAGCGTGCGGTCTTTGCCCAACCGGGTGACCTTCCGCTGTGTGTCGGGTGGGGGCTGCCCGGCGGCCTCCTCCGGGGTCCGGACCCTGACCTACCTGGCCCCCTACGGAGAGATGACGAGCACGATCAACGGCATGCGGCTCCTGGTGGAGAGCACCGTTCCCAATATCCCCGCTCTGGAGGTTCGCGTGGTAGGGGTCACCGGACGCGTGATGATCACGGCGGTGAGCCCGTGA
- a CDS encoding type II secretion system protein: MTPTSSSLRQVQGFTLVELLVAIALLGMLLAVIIPGITALLGINRTGERDLTATTQAQRVLEEVKGAWQVQDNYDRNCAPGLVLPSGVTLQSRSLDSRARNPGTLGSVSVGASCPVSTGTAPVMRRVTVTAGTGTQATTLTLDVLRPQ; encoded by the coding sequence ATGACCCCAACCTCTTCCTCCCTGCGGCAGGTCCAGGGCTTTACCCTGGTCGAGTTGCTCGTCGCCATCGCCTTGCTGGGCATGTTGCTCGCCGTGATCATTCCGGGCATCACTGCCCTGCTCGGCATCAACCGTACGGGCGAGCGGGACCTCACGGCCACCACCCAGGCCCAACGGGTGCTGGAAGAGGTCAAGGGGGCCTGGCAGGTGCAGGACAACTACGACCGCAACTGCGCGCCGGGCCTGGTGTTGCCCAGCGGAGTCACCCTGCAAAGCCGCTCGCTCGACTCGCGGGCCCGGAATCCGGGCACCCTGGGCAGCGTCTCCGTGGGCGCGTCCTGCCCGGTGAGCACGGGGACGGCGCCCGTCATGCGCCGCGTGACGGTGACTGCCGGCACCGGCACCCAGGCGACCACCCTCACGCTCGACGTTCTGAGGCCCCAGTGA
- a CDS encoding PilW family protein, protein MRGRTNGVAEGGFTLVEMLVVTAILGVVLLALSNTFVSGSQTTTLAAGRAELQQETVNAGQLIASRVKEAWYVFPPAQTLALGGGELRRNPLASTASGNWTVGTHPILAMVMPPRATPSATNVCSAATPDFCYRFYAYYPVKRSVWVAGSSGASNPGSDAANDASVWVLAEYRDYYYESNPPTTPPSSLTLPPTPGSDANLLSDYIAPTTNVGIGLNYKMFDYVLNSAGAVIAVKLNLATQRQINGRVVRLPDATGAYALSIYPQNLGRTPAF, encoded by the coding sequence GTGAGGGGCCGGACGAACGGCGTGGCCGAGGGTGGATTCACCCTGGTCGAGATGCTCGTCGTGACGGCCATCCTCGGCGTCGTGCTGCTGGCCTTGAGCAACACCTTCGTCAGCGGCTCCCAGACGACGACCCTCGCGGCGGGCCGCGCTGAGTTGCAGCAGGAGACGGTCAACGCCGGGCAGCTCATCGCGTCGCGCGTGAAGGAGGCGTGGTATGTCTTCCCACCCGCGCAGACCTTGGCGCTGGGGGGCGGCGAGCTGCGGCGCAACCCCCTCGCCTCGACCGCGAGCGGGAACTGGACGGTCGGGACCCACCCGATCCTGGCGATGGTCATGCCGCCCCGTGCGACGCCCAGCGCAACGAATGTCTGTTCTGCCGCTACGCCTGATTTCTGCTACCGCTTCTACGCCTATTACCCCGTCAAGCGTTCGGTCTGGGTCGCGGGTTCGAGCGGAGCCTCCAACCCGGGCAGCGACGCAGCCAACGACGCCTCCGTGTGGGTTCTCGCCGAGTACCGCGACTACTACTACGAGAGCAACCCGCCCACCACCCCGCCCAGCAGCCTCACGCTGCCGCCCACCCCCGGCAGCGACGCCAACTTGCTCTCGGACTACATCGCCCCGACCACCAACGTGGGAATCGGCCTCAACTACAAGATGTTCGATTATGTCCTGAATTCGGCGGGCGCGGTCATTGCCGTCAAACTCAACCTCGCCACCCAGCGGCAGATCAACGGCAGAGTCGTTCGCCTGCCCGACGCGACAGGTGCCTACGCGCTGAGCATCTACCCACAGAACCTCGGGCGCACCCCCGCCTTCTGA
- a CDS encoding dynamin family protein: protein MLVTSRVQDLLARERALLADLQAFLETQGAPPEAVEYARGAVRSLDETFLLVVVGEFNAGKSSFVNALLGADVLPEGVTPTTDRIYVLVHGERPGEPEPTRDPFVSRLTYPLPSLEGVALVDTPGTNAIIRQHQALTEGFLPRADLVLFLTSADRPFTESERQFLSLAARWGRSVVMVVNKADLLETGEGREQVREFVEKGARGVLGLTPPVFLVSARGERRGGDPGFAALREALTTRLSETERTRLKLQSPLGTAAEILSGEEVRAEAARRTLVEDLGILRDLEAQRERHRGTMLGELDGQLNRLGRLLGEFEVRADRFIDARLRFSNLRGLINGRALEEDFRREAVAELPDAIDRQFGTMIDRFVEANLHFWEDVQAFLIRRQPSSEVARTRFSYDRGALLEGIAGSARQHLETTTEHELARQLSRDAEDALKGAVGGLAGGIGIGAGLGALVGATAVDFTGGILAGLTLGSLGLFVLPNKRLQAHRGLRQKVAELRAALERIVRREYEREQERADARLRDAISPYTRFTEQEQARLAGAATRAAELRARLGALQEEVKALG, encoded by the coding sequence ATGCTCGTCACCTCCCGGGTGCAAGACCTCCTCGCGCGTGAGCGGGCGCTTCTCGCCGACCTTCAGGCCTTCCTGGAGACGCAGGGCGCTCCCCCCGAGGCGGTCGAGTACGCGCGTGGTGCGGTCCGGTCGCTCGACGAGACCTTCCTCCTCGTTGTGGTGGGCGAGTTCAACGCGGGCAAGAGCTCTTTCGTGAACGCCCTCCTCGGCGCGGACGTGTTGCCCGAGGGCGTCACGCCGACCACCGACCGCATCTACGTTCTCGTCCACGGCGAGCGGCCCGGCGAGCCCGAGCCCACCCGCGACCCCTTCGTGAGCCGCCTGACCTACCCCCTCCCCAGCCTGGAGGGGGTGGCCCTGGTGGACACGCCCGGCACGAACGCGATCATCCGTCAGCATCAGGCGCTGACGGAGGGCTTCTTGCCGCGCGCCGACCTCGTGCTCTTCCTGACCTCGGCGGACCGCCCCTTCACCGAGTCCGAGCGGCAGTTTCTCAGCCTCGCCGCCCGCTGGGGCCGCAGCGTCGTCATGGTGGTGAACAAGGCGGACCTGCTGGAGACGGGGGAGGGGCGCGAGCAGGTCCGCGAGTTCGTGGAGAAGGGCGCGCGGGGGGTGCTGGGCCTCACGCCCCCCGTCTTCTTGGTCAGCGCGCGGGGGGAGCGGCGAGGCGGCGATCCCGGCTTCGCCGCGCTCAGGGAGGCGCTCACCACCCGGCTCTCGGAGACCGAGCGCACCCGCCTCAAGCTGCAAAGCCCGCTGGGCACCGCCGCCGAGATCCTGAGCGGCGAGGAGGTCCGCGCCGAGGCTGCCCGCCGCACCCTGGTCGAGGACCTGGGCATCCTGCGTGACCTCGAAGCCCAGCGCGAGCGCCACCGGGGGACGATGCTGGGCGAACTCGACGGTCAGCTCAACCGCCTGGGCCGCCTGCTCGGCGAGTTCGAGGTCCGGGCCGACCGCTTCATCGACGCGCGGCTGCGCTTTTCCAACCTGCGCGGGCTGATCAACGGGCGAGCGTTGGAGGAGGACTTCCGGCGCGAGGCGGTGGCCGAGTTGCCGGACGCCATCGACCGGCAGTTCGGCACCATGATCGACCGTTTCGTAGAGGCGAACTTGCACTTCTGGGAGGACGTGCAGGCCTTCTTGATCCGCCGCCAGCCCAGCAGCGAGGTGGCCCGCACCCGCTTCTCCTACGACCGGGGCGCCCTGCTGGAGGGGATCGCCGGGAGTGCCCGCCAGCACCTGGAGACGACGACCGAGCACGAGCTCGCCCGCCAGCTCTCCCGCGACGCGGAGGACGCCCTCAAGGGGGCGGTGGGGGGCCTCGCCGGGGGCATCGGCATCGGGGCGGGGCTGGGCGCGCTCGTCGGGGCGACGGCGGTCGACTTCACCGGGGGCATCCTCGCGGGGCTCACGCTGGGCAGCCTGGGCCTGTTCGTGCTGCCCAACAAGCGGCTCCAGGCCCACCGCGGGCTGCGCCAGAAGGTCGCCGAGCTGCGCGCGGCCCTGGAGCGCATCGTCCGCCGCGAGTACGAGCGCGAGCAGGAGCGCGCCGACGCCCGGCTGCGCGACGCGATCAGCCCCTACACGCGCTTCACCGAGCAGGAGCAGGCCCGGCTCGCGGGGGCGGCCACGCGGGCGGCGGAGTTGCGCGCCAGGCTCGGCGCCCTCCAGGAGGAAGTCAAGGCGCTGGGGTAG